CTCCTGGAATGGTGTTGGTGGAGGCGGCTGTTCTACATGTCAAGCTGTTGGTGCAGGTCTTATAAATGTACTGGATCCCCACTGGTGACAGACAGTGGAAGATAGATGAACTGGTTAAGATGAACTGGTTAAGATGAACTGGTTAAGATGAACTGGTTAAGATGAACTGGTTAAGATGAACTGGTTAAAGGGCTGGCAAATTGATTGATTGAGTCTATAACTGATAAGAGAAACAGTGAGgtataatttattttatatacTGACATGACAGAATTATTGACAATATTTATTTCAGTTTTCACTAACCTACATAGGCAAAGTGACTGGTACCCCTGTCCAAAACCCTACCTACAAAGAGATGTATTAATGTATCTATTCATTTACAGAGTATCTGTGCTCTTACAGATTTGCGTGACGGCGGTCATGCAGGTGTCATTTGAGACATAGCAGTTCTCTATGTTCTGGTTGCACAGAGCATTGCTGATTGTCTCATCACAGGCATAACACCGCAGTGCCTCCACTGAAACACCATAATGAAACATACAGTATACGTGTAAAACATCACTGAAATTCTTTAGATATTGACGGAACACACAATTCGAACTACACAGAAATCCAGTAATTAGATTACAGTGAAAGTCACGCGCACAAAACACATGATTTAGGTAATAAACCATGATGATAGATAATTCATTCCAAAACACATGATTTAGGTAATAAACCATGATGATAGATAATTAATTCCAAAACACATGATTTAGGTAATAAACCATGATGATAGATAATTCATTCCAAAATACATACCTGCAACATTCCCAAACAAAATGGGCATTAGTAACACAAGAATGGTCTTCATGACTGATAATGTGAGTTCTGACGATTTTATCTTGCTGTAATAAAGTTGTCTCGTCTCTGCTGGGGGTTTAAATAGCCAGGCGTGTTTGTGAAAGTCTACAGATTGTTACCAAGCAGAATCCACAACAATATTCAGAACCATTGTGTAGCATGAAAGATTTGTGATATCTTGTTTCATTTACTCCCTATAATTACTGTATACCACAGTtaccaaaaaaaacaaaaatactcaaacattggaggctgctgaggggagaacggctcataataatgtctggaacgaaGGGGAAACGGAACAGCACCAAACACATGGATCCCATTCCACTCTATCCACTACCATGAGACCAGCCTCCTGTGTAAGGCTAAAGATTAGTGGATGTAGAGTGGCTTCAGTCAAACTGGATGTCACACCTTGGGTTTTATGAGTCTGAAAATAGCCAAATTAGCTCATTAAATTAGATAAGCAAGTGGTTTCACTCATGGCTGTAAACATCCAGTTTGTGGGGGACTGATTTGGGGAGTTGGTAATTAGGTATGGGTGTGTTCTCTTGTGGCAGTGGGCTTTAGCTTTAGTTATGTTAATTAAGACTATACATTAGAGTGGATAAATCACTTACTCTAACAGATGTTTGGTGAAAAGTTAGACAGTAAACAGTGTAGAGAAATTTGGTgtacttttttttaaacagtctTTTCACTT
The DNA window shown above is from Oncorhynchus mykiss isolate Arlee chromosome 18, USDA_OmykA_1.1, whole genome shotgun sequence and carries:
- the LOC110496677 gene encoding ly6/PLAUR domain-containing protein 2-like, which encodes MKTILVLLMPILFGNVAVEALRCYACDETISNALCNQNIENCYVSNDTCMTAVTQILGIQYIYKTCTNSLTCRTAASTNTIPGALWGIQVSCCQTDLCNVNGSSVSGLNFMLLSLSFLLSGLVLSL